Within the Miscanthus floridulus cultivar M001 chromosome 2, ASM1932011v1, whole genome shotgun sequence genome, the region TATGGCTGCAAGCTGCATCCACACATTTGTATGTAGTCTCATACTTTGTAGAGCACAAAATGAGAATACCTAAAAGCTTTTCTCTGCTCCAGCGGAGCAAACACTTGTTATAGCCCATGTGCATAAAGACATAAGCTCAAGCAGGTTTATAACAATACTGGAGAGATAACAAGCTACAATTAGGatgtgtttggtttgtggaataaattggtcCATCATCATCTCACTCTTTagatttttgtttggtttgtggaatagAATTAGTTGATCCATCGCCATCCTCATTCCTCACgagctaataattagtactagTACGAGGAATGGGGTCATTCCACTAAAtttaggggctgtttggttcgCAGCGTGGCCTGGGGGGCGCTCGCCTAGGCAGGTCCATCTGACCACCAGGCGCTCAAAATCGACGGCCTGGGGAGCAGCCTGGCCCAGGCACCTGCGCCAGGGTCagaaccaaacagccccttaaggaatgaactcatgatgcatcACCTCAATCTAGAATGGGATGATTCCCCAAACCAAACACCCCATTACAAGACATTAAGTCCTTGAGACATACCTCTAGAATCTTTGGTTTGAATCTGTTATCAAGCATAACATCTACACCATACATGGCCCTGGAGAATGGGTTCTGCATCTCAGGATGAACAGCTGCGGCTGACTCAAAGACACAGCGTATCGTAGACCGTATGCTTTCATGGATGTCCAGCCATTTAACTAAAAGTTAAAAGTGAAAAAATTAGTAACGTACAACTAAGAAGTCACATAAAAGAGAGAATGCAGGATGTTACAACCTTGGTGCTCCTTCTCAAACTCCTTGACGAACTCTGGTGTATTCATATGTTTCATCCTTCCAATATAATTCTGGATCAGCAGAAACAGTCAGGTAACTAGTTAAATGTAGCATGACAACCGATCACAATATAAGCATAAGCTAGGAGATATGGGCAGACTTAGCAGAATCGTGCAAAGCATACAAGGGAATGCGGCATTAATAAATCTTCAACAGCAACTAATAATTAGATGTTATCCCATAGAAGTGAGAACGAGTTGGATCTCACCATCACAGTGAAATGGGTCTCATACTCAAAAAAGCTAGTCTTCTGCAAAGTGTACTGATTGTTTGCTAACCTAACCTAGAATAGAAAAAACAAACACAAGAGTTGTCAAACAAAGAATGATAATGGCCAAAGGGATTTATCAAGTATCATCAGAATTTCAGAATTTCAGGTCATACCCAGAAAACATCAGATAGAAATATTTCCAAAGGGCGGATACTACGGACCAAAACAATGTACCGAAGATCAAACTTCCTTCCTTGGAAAAGTGCAGGGCGTTCAATATATTTTTGGCATATCTTGGGGCCTGTCTCCATAAGTCTGATGATAGCAGACAAATCACCAGTAACTGTGGTATCGATTGTTCTCGCCATGTTCCAAGGCTTCATGATCCATAAATTGTCCATGCCATCTCGTTTCCTCACAAAATAATCACCAATGAGTGGAGACAAATGGGTCTCTAGGTTATATGTAGGTTGAAGCCATTCAGGTGAGCCCCAAGCCTGCATGAGTTGATCTTAGTTTCAAATGCCACCAATGTTGATGTTGTCGAACTCAACGCATTCTAGATTTATACAGTACACCACACAAGATCCCCTAACCACACAAAAAAAAGAGAAACTAACCTTGTGGATGGTCTCCGCAAGGTGGTGCTTCATTACAAGGCAAGCCTCAAAAGGAAATTGATTTGTGTATTGTTGGTCTGTGAGCCCTACAGCTTTCTTTACTTCTGAATCCACTTGCATGCTTACCCAGATAATGTCAGCCTCCTTTGGATCAGATGCTGCAGGTATACAGAACAGGTGTGAAAGAGTTGCCTTTGATGCATACATTTTCCAGAAATAATGGAAGATACCCAACTGAATTCCACTAATTGTCAAGGTTATAGGAATGTATTAAAGGAAGCAAACTGATAAGATGGCATCACAACAGTTTCATACTAAAGTGAATACTACAAAAACTATATATCACATTAATTTTGATTTGGTTCGCTGGCAAGCATTACAAGATATAGGTTGACAATACTGTAAGTCACAAATTACATGGTGCATGAATAGATCCCAGAGTATTATCACAAGGGTGCACAAGAAAAATAACAGAATACTTATTAGAGTCGTTGGATAAAATAATAATACCAAACAATGAAGGTTCAGATGATCCAAATAAATGAATATTCTTTGTTGCAGACAAGCTAACCATTGCTTTTCAAGTAACAAGTACTAATGGTAAGGAGAAAAGGCGcaaaaagaagaggaaaaggaCTGCAAGCATGGGTTGAAAACTTGTGTGAACGATAACTAGAATCCTTCAAGTGAAAGGGAAGACAAATCATAAGACAGGATTAAATGTTGCTTACTGAGAACAAACTCTGGCCGTGTTAAAAACTCCTCTACATGAGGTATGTCAGTATATACTCGAAGTGCACGACCATCACTTGGACGTATACTTTTGGTAGAGGGTGTCTCTTCTATTTTTGTCGAAGAACAAATGCTATTTGATTGAAGTTGTTCCTGGTACCTCCTGTATTCCTATAAAGTAGAAGAAAGATATATATGGAGTTATGATAAGGTTATTCGCGCAGCCTCCAGTACCAAAAGAAGCGTCTTTGTGTACAAAATAGGAGCAGAAGCAAAATTGCCTGAATAAAGTAGTTCTCAGGTGTGCGGAACCAAGCTATAAGCCTAGCCGAACGCTGTTTGTCCTCGCCAATACCAAACAAGAAATCACGGGTACACTCTTCTCCAGTATGAACATCATGAGTGGGCCACAGAATTGTGTAACTGAAAATATTGGATATTAGCAAACTATAGTGTTAATAAGTTACAGGAAATGCATATCAAGGGTCAATGCCTTATAGCAGTGTCTAGTTTCCCTTCTGGCATGAACAAGAATGGAACTATTCTGAAGTTTGCATTATCACTGTGGCGCATGGCTGAGCCCAACTCGTCCATGACATACCTGCATAAATAACCAAGCATCAAATGATAACAGTATGGACTGACAAAATATCCTCTGCTCGGAGTCCAGGCATTCTGTTTACAATGAGGCAAAGGTAAATCGAGATAATCCGATAATCTAACTCTAGGTAACGGGTCATAATGGTGTGCAATGATCTTTTGACCAAACTTTTGCGGAGATCCACCTAAGTTACTAGTGAGTCAGTAATGCTTTCAAAAAAAGTGATAAGAAAAGAATGGAAACCAAGGCATATACCAAACAGGTGTTTCATCAATCTTTTCCTCATCAGCAAGCCGGTATGTCATAAGATACAACCACATTGCACCAATAACTCTTTCAGCAAGGGGTTCTTCAGGCGACCATTCTGGAAGCCGCGGTTCAAGTGCAGAGTCAACTATATGCTTCCCACTCTCTATTATACTTGAGGAATCCACACCATTTAGCAAAGATAAATTAGGGAGAGACTCAAGAATGGAGATTGCGCTGTTTCCCAGAGGGCCAGGAATGTCAACCTGTGAAATGAGTTTGCTAGGTAAAATTTGATTACAGTGATCCTTGTCAAGAATCTAGACAAAAAAACGAGAAAAAACACCATAGGCCACTGAATAAGTGCATGTAACACAATACGCCACTTGTCATGAAGCTGACATGTTGTCTTGGGCATGTCAGTGAGACATCAAAGCAGTATTGTAGGCATATGAACCTATTTAGTGGAATATAGGGGATTTCTTGAAAAAGGACACATGAAGAATTCAAGATATGTAAGCTGTAGCATAGTACCTCCAACTCTTGTAACCGAGTGAATCCACCAAATAGCTTTAAGAGATCATCGCCAGAAATTTGATCCAGAGGATTACCACGGATGTTCAATTTTGACAGAGATGGCAAATTACTAGGAGAGAATACCTAGGGGTTTAAACACCACAGAGAGGGAAATTGTCAGTACAAGTGTTGAGAAGTGCATCATGATCCGTAGAAGATCAGTTGGGGTCATTAGATACCTCTGGCAGCTTGTGAATGCATCTATCAGAAAGGTCAATAATCTCAATACTCCCTAACAGTGTGCTTTCCACAGAAGAACAGGGATTATCTGCTCCAACAATGTCTGCACAAAAACCTAATGCCCACTCTCCAGCTTTACTCGTAAAATGTGAATTGTATATTTCCAATCCAGAGAGACCATCTAGAACAGCTTTGTCAATACTAGCAAGACCAACAGGACAACAAGAATGTCAGATCATGACAACATAGGCTATTAAAAGACTCTACTGCCTGAAAATACACATGACAGTAAAATTCTATAAGCCTGATTCCTTGCTCCTTAAGCCTGTTCGGCAGGGATCCAGTTCAAGAAATCTTGGATCTCAAGCTAGAGGTGCATCAAGAGCATATGGATGAATCACTTTTTTTGCAGATTGTACTGAATACAAATATTTAAACCACTTTAATTCAATCTACAAACTACAGATCCAACCTAGAGCTTGGAACTGAAGCTGTGCCAAACGGGCCTTAATCAGGGAATTGCTGTTACCTTTCATGGCATTGCTGTTACCAGACATGTATTGTAACCAAATGTAGCAGTAGATTCTGTTATTTAGACAAATTAAGTGTCCGTGACCTAAACTTCATGCATGCATAACCACTCTTCTGTTGTAGCTAGGATTGTTGATACCATAAAAGCTCAAAATGCATGGATGCCAAAGAGCTGGCAAGTGTTttactacttttctgtcccaaATCCGCTTTTGGCACCTCAAATCCATCCATATATTAAATCAATTATTTGAACAGCCATAGAACACAACGGGCCTAGAATTTGCATGAATGAATGCTATGATTAATGCACCTTGAAGTACTTCATGAAGATAAATTACTTCCCAGCTTCCATCAATGTAATGTTAGGTTTTTCAACTTGAGTTCTCTTTGGCCCTCAAATTGCCATTGAAGTATGCACGGAAGACAAGTTGCTTACCAATTTCCATCAATGTGATATTGATAGTT harbors:
- the LOC136540545 gene encoding uncharacterized protein, which codes for MSPAAASASPGDRIRTYEDFARVHAYLLAAAGIPPSLHQRLYRKLADEVFDGGEVFAVEPCEEGRQRRLVLAADESLGKESDVFLVDHAWSFRLPDALKQLREVPGLAERMAALMCVDLDRRIETEEADEQDGDKSGSLEHVLQVVEKERARVQERGSDSAAWLELEELGIDDDMLVALDLSAKFPNLVALNLWGNKLQDPEKVMQEIRKCAKLKALWLNENPVLGKSIDKAVLDGLSGLEIYNSHFTSKAGEWALGFCADIVGADNPCSSVESTLLGSIEIIDLSDRCIHKLPEVFSPSNLPSLSKLNIRGNPLDQISGDDLLKLFGGFTRLQELEVDIPGPLGNSAISILESLPNLSLLNGVDSSSIIESGKHIVDSALEPRLPEWSPEEPLAERVIGAMWLYLMTYRLADEEKIDETPVWYVMDELGSAMRHSDNANFRIVPFLFMPEGKLDTAISYTILWPTHDVHTGEECTRDFLFGIGEDKQRSARLIAWFRTPENYFIQEYRRYQEQLQSNSICSSTKIEETPSTKSIRPSDGRALRVYTDIPHVEEFLTRPEFVLTSDPKEADIIWVSMQVDSEVKKAVGLTDQQYTNQFPFEACLVMKHHLAETIHKAWGSPEWLQPTYNLETHLSPLIGDYFVRKRDGMDNLWIMKPWNMARTIDTTVTGDLSAIIRLMETGPKICQKYIERPALFQGRKFDLRYIVLVRSIRPLEIFLSDVFWVRLANNQYTLQKTSFFEYETHFTVMNYIGRMKHMNTPEFVKEFEKEHQVKWLDIHESIRSTIRCVFESAAAVHPEMQNPFSRAMYGVDVMLDNRFKPKILEVTYCPDCGRACKYDTQALVGSQDTIRGRDFFNTVFGCLFLDEQTNVSPL